The Dermochelys coriacea isolate rDerCor1 chromosome 7, rDerCor1.pri.v4, whole genome shotgun sequence genome window below encodes:
- the FOXI2 gene encoding forkhead box protein I2: protein MNSFGQQPANPQSTPLQHPNAQDLLDMAMYCDNLMYPQNLHHHHHPQRPSAHPAGYGLSEYSPPAANPYLWINGPAINSSPYLSGTNGASFIPSGYGTSQRQFLAPASGFAGADLSWLSLSSQQEFFKMVRPPYSYSALIAMAIQNAPEKKLTLSQIYQYVAENFPFYKKSKAGWQNSIRHNLSLNDCFKKVPRDEDDPGKGNYWTLDPNCEKMFDNGNFRRKRKRRSDAPGSSAPGAPDKAEDKSGGALKSPDSSSRVGLGSPAPRHSPAAGSGPKSAAALQRSPCFSSFASNMQAIVHGDQGFARQLSGGLAGEFSHGRQDVPAPSSCSTSGSGTAQNSELSPLAHSRMNHCASDQHSGLINNFSVNHLIYSREGTEV, encoded by the exons ATGAACTCTTTTGGGCAGCAGCCCGCAAATCCACAGTCGACCCCCCTCCAGCATCCCAATGCACAGGATTTACTGGACATGGCGATGTACTGTGATAACCTAATGTACCCGCAAAACctgcaccaccatcaccacccacAGAGGCCATCAGCTCATCCAGCAGGCTATGGGCTGAGCGAATATAGTCCCCCAGCAGCGAACCCCTACCTCTGGATCAATGGACCTGCCATCAACTCGTCTCCTTATCTCTCTGGGACTAATGGGGCTTCTTTCATCCCCTCAGGTTATGGGACCAGCCAGAGACAGTTCCTGGCCCCTGCATCAGGCTTTGCTGGGGCAGATCTCAGCTGGTTGTCTCTCTCCAGCCAGCAggagttttttaaaatggtgagGCCCCCCTACTCCTACTCGGCTCTGATAGCGATGGCCATCCAAAACGCTCCGGAGAAGAAGTTGACCTTGAGTCAGATTTACCAGTACGTGGCCGAAAACTTCCCTTTTTACAAGAAGAGCAAAGCTGGCTGGCAGAACTCCATCAGGCACAACCTGTCCCTCAACGACTGCTTTAAGAAAGTGCCCAGGGATGAAGACGATCCAG GGAAAGGCAATTACTGGACCCTAGACCCGAACTGCGAGAAAATGTTCGACAACGGCAATTTTCGAAGGAAGAGGAAAAGGCGATCGGACGCTCCTGGGTCCAGCGCCCCGGGAGCGCCCGACAAAGCGGAAGACAAGAGCGGCGGTGCCTTGAAGTCTCCGGACTCCTCCAGccgggtgggcctgggctcccctgcaCCGCGGCACTCTCCAGCCGCCGGGAGCGGGCCCAAATCCGCGGCCGCGCTCCAGCGGAGCCCGTGTTTCTCCAGCTTCGCCTCCAACATGCAGGCCATTGTCCATGGGGACCAGGGCTTCGCGAGGCAGCTCTCGGGAGGGCTGGCGGGCGAGTTTTCACACGGGAGGCAAGACGTGCCTGCTCCGAGTTCGTGCTCCACGTCCGGCAGCGGCACTGCCCAGAACTCCGAACTGAGTCCCCTGGCCCACTCGAGAATGAACCACTGTGCCAGCGACCAGCACAGTGGGCTCATTAACAACTTCAGCGTCAATCATCTGATTTATagcagggaggggacagaagTTTGA